A window of the Synechococcus sp. JA-3-3Ab genome harbors these coding sequences:
- a CDS encoding FAD-binding oxidoreductase: MIVAAPDKLQALRSDLEGIEIITDPAQVAKLSLDFYHYSPVLSRQLSDKRGDLVVRPADEAEVMRVAAACARLRIPVTVRGAGTGNYGQCIPLAGGVILDMGKLNQVLWAKPGLARVQAGAKLMAIDKHTREMGWEIRMAPSTYRTATIGGFIAGGSGGIGSVTYGQLLDRGNILGLRVITVEEEPRALELRGDDVFKVSHAWGLNGIITEVEIPLAPAYPWAELVVAFPPEVGFMPCAHFGQALGDADGILKKLVSLHAWPIPSYFAPLRGHLPEGSAVALLMVAECSVEPLLELIREHGGQVVYNKTAQEASKGISLGEFSWNHTTLHCRSVDPSLTYLQSAFPADRELKLVQHMYEYFGDEVLMHLEWIRINGQATPVGLQIVRFTTEERLNEIMRYHEEQGVFIANPHTFIIEDGGRKVMDPRQIRFKEEVDPYGLLNPGKMRTWQERASA; this comes from the coding sequence ATGATCGTTGCCGCTCCTGACAAGCTGCAGGCTTTGCGTTCTGACTTAGAGGGTATTGAGATCATCACTGATCCGGCTCAGGTGGCCAAGTTGTCGTTGGATTTTTACCACTACAGCCCCGTGCTGAGCCGACAACTGAGCGACAAGCGGGGAGATTTGGTGGTGCGCCCCGCCGATGAGGCCGAGGTGATGCGGGTGGCAGCGGCCTGTGCCAGGCTGCGGATCCCGGTTACGGTGCGCGGTGCCGGTACCGGTAATTACGGCCAATGTATCCCGCTGGCCGGGGGTGTGATCCTGGACATGGGCAAGCTCAACCAGGTGCTTTGGGCAAAGCCGGGCTTGGCGCGGGTGCAGGCGGGGGCCAAGTTGATGGCCATCGACAAACACACCCGGGAGATGGGCTGGGAGATCCGCATGGCTCCTTCCACCTATCGCACGGCCACCATCGGGGGGTTCATTGCCGGCGGCAGCGGCGGCATTGGCTCTGTGACCTACGGCCAATTGCTGGATCGGGGCAACATCTTGGGGCTGCGGGTGATCACAGTCGAAGAGGAGCCGCGGGCCCTGGAGCTGCGGGGAGACGACGTGTTTAAAGTCAGCCATGCCTGGGGCCTCAATGGGATCATCACCGAGGTGGAGATTCCGCTGGCGCCTGCTTATCCTTGGGCGGAGCTGGTGGTGGCCTTTCCCCCTGAAGTGGGCTTTATGCCCTGTGCCCATTTTGGCCAAGCCCTGGGCGATGCCGATGGGATCCTCAAGAAATTGGTCAGCCTGCACGCTTGGCCGATCCCCAGCTACTTTGCACCGCTGCGGGGTCATTTGCCAGAAGGATCCGCTGTGGCCCTGTTGATGGTGGCCGAATGCAGTGTGGAGCCGCTGTTGGAGCTGATCCGGGAACATGGGGGCCAAGTGGTTTACAACAAAACGGCCCAGGAGGCCAGCAAGGGGATCTCGCTGGGGGAATTTTCTTGGAACCACACCACCTTGCACTGCCGCAGCGTGGATCCCAGCCTGACTTATTTACAATCGGCTTTTCCCGCCGATCGGGAGCTGAAGCTGGTGCAGCACATGTACGAGTATTTTGGCGACGAAGTGCTGATGCACCTGGAGTGGATTCGCATCAACGGGCAAGCTACCCCTGTCGGCCTGCAAATTGTCCGCTTTACCACCGAAGAGCGCCTGAACGAGATCATGCGCTACCACGAAGAGCAGGGAGTATTTATTGCCAACCCCCACACTTTCATCATCGAAGACGGCGGGCGCAAAGTGATGGATCCGCGCCAGATTCGTTTTAAAGAAGAAGTGGATCCCTATGGGTTGCTTAATCCGGGCAAGATGCGCACCTGGCAGGAGCGCGCCTCTGCTTGA
- a CDS encoding DUF29 domain-containing protein, whose translation MSNLYSTDFNLWIDRTTRLLRERRWHEIDLTHLIEEVENLGKSERRGITSQLTRLLLHLLKWQYQPQRRSDSWLDSITDARTQIGLAIEDSPSLKGYLIEQLEESYQRARRQAARQTGIEISTFPDVCPYSPELVLAEDWLPEV comes from the coding sequence ATGAGCAATCTATACTCGACAGACTTTAACTTGTGGATTGACCGAACAACCCGGCTATTGCGGGAAAGGCGCTGGCATGAAATTGACCTAACACACTTAATTGAAGAGGTTGAGAATTTGGGCAAGAGCGAACGACGAGGGATTACCAGTCAATTAACTCGCCTTCTGCTGCATCTACTCAAGTGGCAATATCAACCTCAGCGCCGTTCAGATAGCTGGCTAGATTCCATTACAGATGCGCGAACCCAAATCGGATTGGCCATAGAAGATAGCCCCAGCCTAAAAGGTTATCTGATAGAGCAACTTGAAGAGAGTTATCAACGGGCGCGCCGCCAAGCAGCCAGGCAAACGGGGATAGAAATCTCGACATTTCCAGATGTCTGTCCCTACTCTCCAGAGTTGGTGCTTGCAGAAGATTGGCTGCCGGAAGTTTGA
- a CDS encoding permease, giving the protein MDSPLWRDGFTLFLSIVVQAMPFLLLGVFLSGLMAVFVEGSQLARFLPKGKIGSAVAGGALGFFFPVCECGNLPVARQLVIKGIPPHVAVAFLLAAPVFNPVVIFSTWIAFRSMPELVIYRVLFSFGIAVVVGLIFSLQKDFQPLLQPSVWRELQRNCSQEADPKNISRSPLLQGGTFWIGSQSPAQGASGGSLATLQTAEDVYRSALAAAPSPSRGQKGVLLLQTWAREIRELGSVLILGSAMAALIQTVIPRSFVLDYGQDALLSILIMMALAGIISICSTVDAFFALSFAATFTPGSLLAFMVFGPIVDLKAIGLMLTLFKPRAIFYFVILVFQLTLVGALAINYYGS; this is encoded by the coding sequence TTGGATTCTCCTCTCTGGCGCGATGGGTTCACCCTCTTTTTGAGCATCGTGGTGCAGGCCATGCCCTTTTTGCTCTTGGGGGTGTTCCTTTCGGGGCTGATGGCGGTGTTTGTGGAGGGATCCCAGTTGGCCCGTTTCCTGCCCAAAGGCAAAATCGGCAGCGCGGTGGCCGGTGGCGCTTTAGGATTCTTTTTCCCGGTGTGCGAGTGTGGCAACCTGCCGGTGGCCCGTCAACTGGTGATCAAAGGGATCCCACCCCACGTGGCGGTGGCCTTTCTGTTGGCGGCGCCGGTGTTTAACCCGGTGGTGATCTTTTCCACTTGGATTGCCTTTCGCTCCATGCCGGAGCTGGTGATCTACCGAGTTCTCTTTTCCTTCGGCATTGCGGTTGTCGTCGGCTTGATCTTCAGCCTGCAAAAGGATTTCCAGCCTCTGTTGCAGCCGTCAGTCTGGCGGGAGCTGCAGCGCAATTGCTCCCAAGAAGCTGATCCGAAGAACATCTCCCGCTCGCCGTTGTTGCAGGGGGGCACCTTCTGGATTGGATCCCAGAGCCCTGCTCAAGGGGCCTCTGGCGGATCCCTGGCCACTTTACAAACGGCTGAAGATGTGTATCGCTCTGCTCTGGCCGCTGCGCCTTCTCCCTCCAGGGGACAAAAAGGAGTTCTCCTGCTGCAGACCTGGGCCAGGGAGATCCGCGAATTGGGATCCGTGCTCATCTTGGGCTCGGCGATGGCGGCCCTGATTCAAACGGTGATCCCGCGTTCGTTTGTGCTGGATTATGGCCAAGATGCATTGCTCTCAATCCTGATCATGATGGCCCTGGCCGGGATCATCTCCATCTGCTCGACGGTGGATGCCTTTTTCGCCCTCTCCTTTGCCGCCACCTTCACGCCGGGATCCCTGTTGGCTTTTATGGTGTTTGGGCCGATAGTAGACTTGAAAGCCATAGGCTTGATGCTCACTCTGTTCAAGCCCCGCGCCATTTTCTACTTCGTGATCTTGGTCTTTCAGCTTACTCTGGTGGGAGCTTTAGCCATCAACTACTATGGCAGTTAA
- a CDS encoding citrate synthase — protein MADGEYRPGLEGVPATRSNISFVDGQAGILEYRGIPIEELTAQSTFLETAYLLIFGKLPTQAELDNFDQAVRSHRRVKYRIRDMIKSFPESGHPMDALQTCVASLGMFYPVREADPDYVFGTVTRLLSKLPTMVAMFHQMRQGNDPIPPDDSLDHAANFLYMLSGKKPDPWLARIFDTCLILHAEHTVNASTFALLVSASTLASPYSSLATAVGTLSGLLHGGANQQVMRLLRQIGSVENVRSFIEEKLAKKERIMGMGHRVYKVKDPRATILQRLAEELFERYGHDKYYDIALEVERVCEELLGPKGIYPNVDFYSGLVYAKLGIPEDLFTPVFAIARAAGWLAHWREQLSDNRLFRPTQVYTGERQQRYIPIEERG, from the coding sequence ATGGCGGATGGCGAATACAGGCCGGGGCTAGAAGGCGTTCCGGCCACGCGCTCTAACATTAGTTTTGTCGATGGCCAGGCAGGGATCCTGGAGTATCGGGGCATTCCCATCGAGGAACTGACGGCCCAGAGCACCTTTCTGGAGACGGCCTATCTGCTGATCTTCGGCAAGCTGCCGACGCAAGCCGAGCTGGACAACTTCGATCAGGCCGTCCGCAGCCATCGGCGGGTGAAATACCGCATCCGCGACATGATCAAGTCGTTTCCCGAGTCGGGCCACCCCATGGATGCCCTGCAAACCTGTGTTGCCAGTCTGGGGATGTTCTATCCGGTGCGAGAGGCGGATCCCGACTATGTGTTCGGCACCGTCACCCGGTTGCTCTCCAAGCTGCCGACGATGGTGGCGATGTTTCACCAGATGCGCCAGGGCAACGATCCCATCCCCCCCGACGACAGCCTGGATCATGCCGCCAATTTCCTCTACATGCTCTCCGGCAAGAAGCCGGATCCCTGGCTGGCCCGCATCTTCGATACCTGCCTGATCTTGCACGCCGAACACACAGTCAATGCCTCTACTTTTGCCCTGCTGGTGAGCGCCTCTACCCTGGCCAGCCCCTATAGCAGCCTGGCCACGGCGGTGGGTACCCTTTCGGGGCTGTTGCACGGCGGGGCCAACCAACAGGTGATGAGGCTGTTGCGACAAATCGGCTCGGTGGAAAATGTGCGCTCGTTTATCGAAGAGAAGCTGGCCAAAAAAGAGCGCATCATGGGCATGGGCCATCGCGTTTACAAGGTGAAGGATCCGCGGGCCACCATCCTGCAGCGGCTGGCAGAGGAGCTGTTCGAGCGCTACGGCCACGACAAGTACTACGACATTGCCCTGGAGGTGGAGCGGGTGTGTGAGGAGTTGCTGGGGCCGAAGGGGATCTACCCGAATGTGGACTTCTACTCAGGGTTGGTCTACGCCAAGCTGGGGATCCCAGAAGATTTGTTTACACCGGTGTTTGCCATTGCCCGAGCGGCGGGTTGGCTGGCCCATTGGCGGGAGCAGTTGTCCGATAATCGGCTTTTCCGACCCACCCAGGTGTACACAGGCGAACGCCAGCAACGCTACATCCCTATAGAAGAGCGGGGTTGA
- a CDS encoding NYN domain-containing protein, whose protein sequence is MTASSPTVLLVDGYNIIGAWPTLKKLARRSLLDLARLRLVESLASYVAFRGYRATVVYDAYTQPTPARQERSPSGIEIFYTAYGETADACIERLCAQLQAKAYRVRVATSDRVQQWVIGGYNAEWLSAEQLWAEVQQAQEQIRRIQPKRLPSRRGIDFYLNPETFSRLNRWRLSGRDPVH, encoded by the coding sequence ATGACAGCTTCCTCCCCCACAGTTTTATTGGTTGACGGCTACAACATCATCGGAGCTTGGCCCACCCTAAAGAAGTTGGCACGTCGCTCCCTGCTGGACTTGGCGCGTCTGCGCTTGGTGGAATCTTTGGCCAGCTACGTGGCTTTCCGCGGCTACCGGGCGACTGTGGTGTACGACGCCTATACCCAGCCCACTCCTGCCCGACAGGAGCGTTCTCCCTCCGGCATCGAGATTTTCTACACTGCTTACGGGGAAACTGCCGACGCCTGCATCGAACGGCTCTGTGCTCAGTTGCAGGCAAAGGCTTATCGGGTACGGGTGGCCACCTCAGATCGCGTCCAGCAGTGGGTGATCGGCGGCTACAACGCAGAATGGCTCTCGGCAGAACAACTGTGGGCAGAAGTGCAGCAGGCTCAAGAGCAGATCCGGCGCATCCAGCCCAAGCGGCTGCCGAGCAGGCGGGGCATTGATTTCTATTTGAACCCGGAGACCTTCTCTCGCCTCAACCGCTGGCGACTCTCCGGTCGGGATCCCGTACATTAA
- a CDS encoding ABC1 kinase family protein has product MGAIPSTAAVTKPVATQPRPASAAAGAEVTLSQPALRYDPEQLAEQYRGRWDLVLGRLFQLITPFLGLLAWVFWDRWRGVELKNRPKHAARLREILTELGPTAIKIGQALSTRPDLVSPLFLEELAKLQDELPPFDNATAFALIQSEIGQSVEQIFREIGPEPVAAASLGQVYQAYLHTGEKVAVKVQRPDLIGRISLDMYIIRSLAAWAKRTFRRIRSDLVGIVDEFAGRLYEEMDYTQEGRNAERFLELYRHPSIYAPKIYWQYTRTKVLTMEWIDGIKLTQLDKIAAAGLDGRHLIEIGVNCSLKQLLEHGFFHADPHPGNLLAMHDGRLAYIDFGMMSTIQPHQRYGLIKAIVHLVNRDFVALAQDYVDLEFLDPDTDLTPIIPALEAVFAEALGSSVAELNFKSITDKLSGVMYDFPFRVPAYYALIIRSLLTLEGIAISLDPNFKVLSVAYPYVAQRLLTDPAPELRAALRELLFNQGQFRWNRLENLLRNAANSEDFDLQGSLEKAVDFIFSERGAFLRERLVDVLFSSSGNGTSDGLAHLQRLWELLSRNPTFQPLQLLPIVAKIATKPEAQQLGRQLASRWLQRSAARLIRDLLLSEDEKKPVNGHNGSPGPMKAAKPAAA; this is encoded by the coding sequence ATGGGCGCAATACCGTCAACAGCAGCAGTAACCAAACCAGTGGCAACCCAGCCTCGACCGGCTTCGGCAGCGGCGGGGGCTGAGGTTACCCTGTCGCAGCCAGCCCTGCGCTACGATCCGGAGCAATTGGCCGAGCAATACCGGGGGCGCTGGGATCTGGTGCTGGGGCGTCTATTCCAGTTGATCACCCCCTTTTTGGGTCTGTTGGCCTGGGTGTTTTGGGATCGCTGGCGAGGGGTGGAGCTGAAAAATCGGCCCAAGCACGCGGCGCGGCTGCGGGAGATCCTCACGGAATTGGGGCCGACAGCTATCAAAATTGGCCAGGCTCTCTCCACCCGTCCTGACCTGGTCTCGCCTCTTTTTTTAGAAGAACTGGCCAAGCTTCAGGATGAGCTGCCCCCCTTCGACAATGCCACCGCCTTTGCCCTTATCCAGTCGGAGATCGGCCAATCGGTAGAGCAGATCTTTCGCGAGATCGGCCCGGAACCGGTTGCCGCTGCCAGCCTGGGGCAGGTTTACCAGGCCTATCTGCACACAGGGGAGAAAGTTGCCGTCAAGGTGCAGCGGCCCGATTTGATCGGGCGCATCTCCCTGGACATGTACATCATCCGCAGCCTGGCCGCCTGGGCCAAGCGCACCTTCCGCCGCATCCGCAGCGACTTGGTGGGCATTGTGGATGAGTTTGCCGGGCGGCTTTACGAGGAGATGGACTACACCCAAGAGGGCCGCAACGCTGAGCGCTTCCTGGAGCTGTACCGCCACCCCTCCATCTACGCCCCGAAAATCTATTGGCAGTACACCCGCACCAAGGTGCTGACGATGGAGTGGATCGACGGCATCAAGCTGACCCAACTCGACAAAATTGCCGCTGCAGGGCTAGATGGACGGCACCTGATCGAGATTGGGGTTAACTGCTCCCTTAAGCAGCTTTTGGAGCATGGCTTTTTCCATGCTGACCCCCATCCGGGCAACCTCTTGGCCATGCACGACGGGCGGCTGGCCTACATCGACTTTGGCATGATGAGCACCATCCAGCCCCACCAGCGCTACGGCCTGATCAAGGCCATCGTCCACTTGGTGAACCGGGATTTTGTTGCCTTGGCGCAGGACTACGTGGATCTGGAGTTCCTGGATCCCGATACGGATCTCACCCCCATCATTCCCGCTTTGGAAGCTGTCTTTGCCGAGGCCCTGGGCAGCTCCGTGGCCGAGCTGAACTTCAAAAGCATCACGGATAAGCTCTCGGGGGTGATGTACGATTTTCCCTTCCGCGTGCCTGCCTACTACGCCCTGATCATCCGCTCTTTGCTCACCCTGGAGGGGATCGCCATCAGTTTGGATCCCAATTTTAAGGTGTTGAGCGTGGCCTATCCCTATGTGGCCCAGCGGCTGCTCACCGACCCGGCTCCAGAGCTACGCGCCGCCCTGCGGGAGCTGCTGTTTAACCAGGGGCAATTCCGCTGGAACCGCCTGGAGAACCTGCTGCGCAACGCCGCCAACAGCGAAGACTTTGACCTGCAGGGATCCCTGGAAAAGGCCGTCGATTTTATCTTTTCCGAGCGGGGGGCTTTCTTGCGGGAGCGGCTGGTGGATGTGCTGTTCTCCAGCTCGGGGAACGGCACCTCAGACGGCTTGGCTCATTTGCAACGTCTGTGGGAACTCCTCAGCCGCAACCCGACCTTTCAGCCGCTGCAGCTTCTGCCCATCGTCGCCAAGATAGCCACCAAGCCGGAAGCCCAGCAACTGGGCCGGCAATTGGCCTCCCGCTGGTTGCAACGCTCGGCAGCCCGGCTTATCCGCGACCTATTGTTGTCGGAGGATGAGAAAAAGCCCGTAAACGGGCACAACGGGAGCCCTGGGCCGATGAAAGCTGCAAAACCTGCTGCTGCCTGA
- a CDS encoding ATP synthase F0 subunit B — protein MRELPPDALNRAGDLLGEQTLALMRVQEALDQLEAAILSSPRLFWSRTLIDEEKILEQLDFIRLNLPTALEEAEEVLRQRDQILAEAHRYAQEIVAVAQRRAEQLVSESTILRQAQAQAEQLLRQTYQQSEEVRRQTLQESERLQREAHHYVDQVLQDLELRLLESLRVIRNGRQNLQT, from the coding sequence ATGCGAGAATTGCCCCCCGATGCCCTCAATCGCGCCGGTGACCTGCTTGGGGAACAGACCCTGGCGCTGATGCGCGTCCAGGAGGCTTTGGATCAACTGGAGGCAGCCATTCTCAGCAGTCCTCGTCTGTTCTGGTCTCGCACCCTTATCGACGAAGAGAAGATCCTGGAGCAGTTGGACTTCATCCGCCTCAACCTGCCCACAGCCTTGGAGGAAGCCGAGGAGGTGCTGCGCCAGCGGGATCAGATTTTGGCCGAGGCCCATCGTTACGCCCAGGAGATCGTGGCCGTGGCCCAGCGCCGCGCCGAGCAGCTCGTCAGCGAATCGACCATCCTACGCCAGGCTCAAGCGCAGGCAGAACAGTTGCTGCGACAAACCTACCAACAGAGCGAGGAGGTGCGGCGACAGACGCTGCAGGAGTCGGAGCGCCTACAACGGGAGGCCCATCATTACGTGGATCAGGTTTTGCAAGACCTAGAGCTGCGGCTGTTGGAGTCTCTGCGGGTGATCCGCAACGGGCGACAAAACCTTCAGACCTAA
- a CDS encoding DUF751 family protein, which yields MPQPQPPRRLEDQFVENVSRYPTYFITVLLGGIWAGLQPFVNLYRKSPTSAALVVLGSLLLLLFVYFTLRGMTGHTLLPAWMLR from the coding sequence ATGCCACAGCCGCAGCCTCCTCGTCGACTGGAAGATCAATTTGTGGAGAATGTCTCCCGCTACCCTACCTACTTCATTACCGTCTTGCTGGGGGGGATCTGGGCTGGCTTACAGCCTTTTGTTAACCTGTACCGCAAAAGTCCGACCTCGGCAGCCCTGGTTGTGCTGGGATCCCTGCTGTTGCTGCTGTTTGTCTATTTCACCCTGCGAGGCATGACAGGGCACACTCTCCTGCCGGCGTGGATGTTGCGTTGA
- a CDS encoding PCP reductase family protein: MDEAIEWTPEAEARLKEIPFFVRPAARKKIEQFAREAGIQKITVAVYEQAKQKFGS, encoded by the coding sequence ATGGACGAAGCGATAGAGTGGACGCCAGAAGCAGAGGCGCGCCTTAAAGAAATCCCCTTCTTTGTGCGTCCGGCTGCCCGTAAGAAGATTGAACAGTTTGCCCGCGAAGCCGGGATCCAGAAGATCACAGTGGCAGTTTACGAGCAGGCCAAGCAAAAGTTTGGCTCTTGA
- a CDS encoding site-2 protease family protein — protein sequence MADWILLALVGSATYLLLQKSVARLSKVPWRILWLVMMMPPLIWVLGRQVFQYEMPPLLMLGLFLASYFTSMTLVRRGRLRPPTAGSQPGAENTSPVAGSDRESLLEAEEEKEDSAADLASATLVHTPISEVPREKLNHCFPWNVFYLQSVEYRPQAIICRGNLRADPTEAYERVQRNVENTFGKRFLVVLQEGFAGKPFFALVPNPAARRSLTRQQEWPLLALGLLLFTFWTTLTAGAQAAGVGPDRLLHLPSLLKGLPYAVGILAILGSHEGIRYWVARRHGIKTSLPYFIPVPFVLGTFGAFIELKEPVPNRKVLFDIAVAGPLAGSLVALTMLLVGLVFSTPGDPPAGPEGQPTPISFHRIDPRLSVLLAILARLVLGDQLQPGQVIDLHPLAFAGWLGLVVVAFNLVPVGQLDGGHIVHAIYGQQMGANVGRVTRWLVLLLALTVQPWLLLWALLLFVITSADEPALNDVAELDEGRELLGLAILSWLVLILLPVPPFLQSWLGLA from the coding sequence ATGGCAGATTGGATCCTGTTGGCACTGGTGGGTTCTGCAACCTACCTGCTGCTGCAAAAAAGTGTGGCCCGCCTCTCCAAGGTGCCCTGGCGGATCCTGTGGCTGGTGATGATGATGCCCCCTTTGATCTGGGTGCTGGGGCGTCAGGTGTTTCAGTACGAAATGCCCCCCCTGCTCATGTTGGGGCTGTTTCTGGCTTCCTATTTTACCAGCATGACTTTGGTACGCCGGGGGCGCCTCCGACCTCCAACGGCAGGCTCTCAACCGGGGGCGGAAAACACCTCGCCGGTTGCGGGATCGGATCGCGAGTCTTTGCTTGAAGCAGAGGAAGAAAAGGAGGACAGTGCTGCAGATCTGGCCTCGGCGACTCTTGTCCACACCCCCATCTCGGAGGTGCCGCGAGAAAAGCTCAACCACTGCTTCCCCTGGAATGTTTTTTATTTGCAAAGCGTGGAGTACCGTCCCCAGGCCATCATCTGCCGCGGCAATTTGCGGGCGGATCCCACGGAAGCCTATGAGCGGGTGCAGCGCAATGTAGAAAACACTTTTGGCAAACGCTTCTTGGTGGTGCTGCAGGAGGGGTTTGCCGGCAAGCCTTTTTTTGCCTTGGTGCCCAACCCGGCGGCACGGCGCTCCCTAACCCGTCAGCAGGAGTGGCCTCTGCTGGCGCTGGGGCTGCTGCTGTTTACCTTTTGGACGACTCTCACTGCCGGGGCCCAGGCGGCTGGGGTCGGCCCTGACCGGCTGCTGCATCTCCCGTCTCTGCTGAAGGGGTTGCCCTACGCAGTTGGGATCCTGGCCATTCTGGGATCCCATGAAGGGATCCGCTACTGGGTGGCCCGCCGCCACGGCATCAAAACCTCGCTCCCCTATTTCATCCCGGTGCCTTTTGTGTTGGGAACCTTCGGGGCTTTCATCGAGCTGAAAGAGCCGGTGCCCAACCGCAAGGTACTGTTTGACATCGCCGTTGCCGGGCCGCTGGCGGGCAGCCTGGTGGCGTTGACAATGTTGCTGGTGGGGCTGGTCTTTTCGACGCCCGGGGATCCTCCGGCAGGGCCAGAGGGGCAGCCGACCCCGATTAGCTTCCATCGCATTGACCCGCGCCTCTCGGTGCTGCTGGCCATTCTGGCGCGCCTGGTGCTGGGGGATCAGTTGCAGCCGGGGCAGGTGATCGATCTGCACCCCCTGGCCTTTGCCGGCTGGCTGGGTCTAGTGGTGGTTGCCTTTAACCTGGTGCCGGTGGGCCAACTGGATGGGGGCCACATTGTCCACGCCATCTATGGCCAGCAGATGGGGGCCAATGTGGGGCGAGTGACTCGCTGGCTGGTGCTGCTGCTGGCTTTGACGGTGCAGCCCTGGCTGTTATTGTGGGCGCTGCTTTTGTTTGTGATCACCAGTGCCGACGAGCCAGCCCTCAACGATGTCGCCGAGCTGGATGAGGGCCGGGAGCTGCTGGGGCTGGCAATCTTGAGCTGGCTTGTGCTGATCCTGCTGCCGGTGCCACCCTTTTTGCAAAGCTGGCTTGGCCTGGCCTAG